One part of the Marichromatium purpuratum 984 genome encodes these proteins:
- the rpoB gene encoding DNA-directed RNA polymerase subunit beta, with translation MAYSFTEKKRIRKDFGKRPSILDVPFLLATQIDSYHEFLQADTSERGRRDVGLHAAFKSVFPIESYSGNAVLEYVKYRLGEPVFDERECHLRGATFAAPLRVLLRLVIYDKDAPAGAKVVKDVREQEVYMGELPLMTETGTFIINGTERVIVSQLHRSPGVFFDHDKGKTHSSGKLLFSARVIPYRGSWLDFEFDPKDNVFVRIDRRRKLPATVLLRALGYTVEEILERFFDTDTFHLAKRQISFDLVPERLRGETVSFDVKIGDEVLVESGRRVTARHIRELQKAGVEQLEVPIDFLLGRILARDQIDTDTGEVLAEANSIITPEMLQTLFEKGIERVDTLFVNDLDQGPYISETLRIDNTTSDLDAQIEIYRMMRPGEPPTKEAAQNLFHNLFFTPDRYDLSAVGRMKFNRRLGRENEEGPGVVYDGHYFRDRADAFSQDLLAKYGDSSDIIDALRVLVELRNGRGAVDDIDHLGNRRIRCVGEMAENQFRVGLVRVERAVKERLSLAESEGLMPQELINAKPVSAAIKEFFGSSQLSQFMDQNNPLSEVTHKRRVSALGPGGLARERAGFEVRDVHPTHYGRVCPIETPEGPNIGLINSLAVYARTNAYGFLETPYRRVEDGRVTDEIHYLSAIEEGNYVIAQANAALDGEGRLSDALVSCRHANEFTMKAPEEVNYMDVSPRQVVSVAASLIPFLEHDDANRALMGSNMQRQAVPTLRAEKPLVGTGIERVVAKDSGVCVVARRGGVIESVDAARIVVRVNDEEAVPGVPGVDIYNLTKYTRSNQNTCINQRPLVRPNDVVTRGDVLADGPSTDMGELALGQNLRVAFMPWNGYNFEDSILISERVVQEDRFTSIHIEELSCLARDTKLGPEEITSDIPNVGEAALSKLDESGIVYVGAEVRDGDILVGKVTPKGETQLTPEEKLLRAIFGEKASDVKDTSLRLPSGMNGTVVDVQVFTRDGVEKDKRAQQIEEMELDRVRKDFADQQRIMENDTFQRVERMLVGKVADGGPGGLRPGSEITSEYLSDLVSRGSRDLWFEIRMQDEDIATQLEAVATQVKQQRDEFRERYETKKRKIASGDDLAPGVLKMVKVYVAVKRRIQPGDKMAGRHGNKGVISKVVPVEDMPFSADGEPVDIVLNPLGVPSRMNVGQVLETHLGWAANGLGVKIGKMLQAQAKLAELRELLDKIYNTSGKRESLDEFSDDEILELARNLTRGVPLATPVFDGATEDEIKAMLRLADRDNTAQGVPSGQTILFDGRSGEQFERPVTVGYMYMIKLNHLVDDKMHARSTGPYSLVTQQPLGGKAQFGGQRFGEMEVWALEAYGAAYTLQEMLTVKSDDVNGRTKMYKNIVDGDHRMEAGMPESFNVLVKEIRSLAINVELQQD, from the coding sequence ATGGCCTATTCGTTCACCGAAAAAAAGCGCATCCGCAAAGACTTCGGCAAGCGTCCCAGCATCCTGGACGTGCCGTTCCTGCTGGCCACGCAGATCGACTCCTATCATGAGTTCCTGCAGGCCGACACCTCCGAGCGAGGGCGGCGGGACGTCGGATTGCACGCTGCCTTCAAGTCCGTTTTCCCGATCGAGAGCTATTCCGGCAATGCCGTCCTCGAATATGTGAAGTATCGGCTCGGCGAGCCGGTCTTCGATGAACGTGAGTGCCATCTCCGCGGAGCCACCTTCGCCGCGCCGCTGCGCGTGCTGCTGCGCCTGGTGATCTACGACAAGGATGCCCCGGCGGGCGCCAAGGTCGTCAAGGACGTCCGCGAGCAAGAGGTCTACATGGGCGAGCTGCCGCTCATGACCGAGACCGGCACCTTCATCATCAATGGCACCGAGCGTGTCATCGTCTCGCAGTTGCACCGCTCGCCCGGTGTCTTCTTCGACCACGACAAGGGCAAGACCCACTCCTCGGGCAAGCTGCTGTTCTCCGCGCGCGTCATCCCCTACCGCGGCTCCTGGCTCGACTTCGAGTTCGATCCCAAGGACAACGTCTTCGTCCGTATCGACCGTCGCCGCAAGTTGCCGGCGACGGTGCTGCTGCGCGCGCTCGGTTATACCGTCGAGGAGATCCTCGAGCGGTTCTTCGACACCGACACCTTCCACCTCGCCAAGCGCCAGATCTCCTTCGACCTGGTTCCCGAGCGGCTGCGCGGCGAGACCGTGAGCTTCGACGTCAAGATCGGCGACGAGGTGCTGGTCGAGTCCGGCCGTCGCGTCACCGCGCGCCACATCCGCGAGCTGCAGAAGGCCGGCGTCGAGCAGTTGGAGGTGCCGATCGACTTCCTGCTCGGGCGCATCCTCGCGCGCGACCAGATCGATACCGATACCGGTGAGGTGCTGGCCGAAGCCAACAGCATCATCACCCCGGAGATGTTGCAGACCCTGTTCGAGAAAGGCATCGAGCGTGTCGATACCCTGTTCGTCAACGATCTCGACCAGGGGCCCTACATCTCCGAGACCCTGCGCATCGACAACACCACCAGCGATCTCGACGCCCAGATCGAGATCTACCGGATGATGCGCCCGGGCGAGCCGCCGACCAAGGAGGCCGCCCAGAACCTGTTCCACAACCTGTTCTTCACCCCGGATCGCTACGACCTCTCGGCCGTTGGCCGGATGAAGTTCAACCGCCGCCTCGGTCGCGAGAACGAGGAAGGCCCGGGCGTGGTCTACGACGGTCATTACTTCCGTGATCGCGCCGATGCCTTCTCCCAGGATTTGCTGGCCAAGTACGGCGACAGCTCCGACATCATCGATGCGCTCCGGGTGCTGGTCGAACTGCGCAACGGTCGCGGTGCGGTCGACGACATCGACCATCTCGGCAACCGCCGCATCCGCTGCGTCGGCGAGATGGCCGAGAACCAGTTCCGCGTCGGTCTGGTGCGTGTCGAGCGCGCGGTCAAGGAGCGTCTCTCGCTGGCCGAGTCCGAGGGGCTGATGCCGCAGGAGCTGATCAACGCCAAGCCGGTCTCGGCGGCGATCAAGGAGTTCTTCGGCTCCAGTCAGCTCTCGCAGTTCATGGACCAGAACAACCCGCTCTCCGAGGTCACCCACAAGCGTCGTGTCTCGGCGCTCGGCCCGGGTGGTCTGGCCCGCGAGCGCGCCGGCTTCGAGGTGCGCGACGTGCACCCGACCCATTATGGTCGCGTCTGCCCGATCGAGACCCCTGAAGGCCCGAACATCGGTCTGATCAACTCGCTCGCGGTCTATGCCCGCACCAACGCCTATGGCTTCCTCGAGACCCCCTATCGGCGGGTCGAGGACGGGCGCGTCACCGACGAGATCCACTATCTCTCGGCGATCGAGGAGGGCAACTACGTCATCGCCCAGGCCAATGCTGCGCTCGACGGCGAGGGCCGACTGAGCGACGCGCTAGTCTCCTGCCGTCACGCCAACGAGTTCACCATGAAGGCACCCGAAGAGGTGAACTACATGGACGTCTCGCCGCGTCAGGTGGTGTCGGTAGCCGCTTCGCTGATCCCTTTCCTCGAGCACGACGACGCCAACCGTGCGCTGATGGGTTCGAACATGCAGCGTCAGGCGGTGCCGACGCTGCGCGCCGAGAAGCCGCTGGTCGGCACCGGCATCGAGCGCGTGGTGGCCAAGGACTCCGGGGTCTGCGTGGTGGCGCGTCGCGGTGGCGTGATCGAGTCGGTCGACGCCGCGCGCATCGTGGTGCGGGTCAACGACGAGGAGGCCGTGCCCGGCGTGCCTGGCGTGGACATCTACAACCTCACCAAGTACACCCGGTCCAACCAGAACACCTGCATCAACCAGCGTCCGCTGGTGCGTCCGAACGATGTGGTGACGCGTGGCGACGTGCTCGCCGACGGGCCCTCGACCGACATGGGCGAACTCGCTCTCGGTCAGAACCTGCGCGTGGCCTTCATGCCCTGGAACGGCTACAACTTCGAGGACTCCATCCTCATCTCCGAGCGCGTGGTGCAGGAGGATCGCTTCACCAGCATCCACATCGAGGAGCTGTCCTGTCTAGCGCGCGACACCAAGCTCGGCCCGGAGGAGATCACCAGCGACATCCCCAATGTCGGTGAGGCCGCGCTCTCCAAGCTCGACGAGTCGGGCATCGTCTACGTCGGCGCCGAGGTGCGCGACGGCGACATCCTGGTCGGCAAGGTCACGCCCAAGGGCGAGACTCAGCTCACCCCCGAGGAGAAGCTGCTGCGCGCGATCTTCGGCGAGAAGGCCTCGGACGTGAAGGACACCTCGCTGCGCCTGCCCTCGGGTATGAACGGCACCGTGGTCGATGTCCAGGTGTTCACCCGCGACGGGGTGGAGAAGGACAAGCGCGCCCAGCAGATCGAGGAGATGGAACTCGACCGCGTGCGCAAGGACTTCGCCGATCAGCAGCGGATCATGGAAAACGACACCTTCCAGCGTGTCGAGCGCATGCTCGTCGGCAAGGTCGCCGACGGCGGCCCCGGTGGTCTGCGCCCCGGCTCCGAGATCACCAGCGAGTACCTGAGCGACCTGGTGTCGCGTGGCTCGCGCGATCTCTGGTTCGAGATCCGCATGCAGGACGAGGACATCGCCACCCAGCTCGAGGCGGTCGCTACCCAGGTCAAGCAGCAGCGCGACGAGTTCCGCGAGCGTTACGAGACCAAGAAGCGCAAGATCGCCAGCGGCGACGACCTCGCCCCCGGCGTGCTCAAGATGGTCAAGGTCTACGTGGCGGTGAAGCGGCGCATCCAGCCCGGTGACAAGATGGCCGGTCGTCACGGTAACAAGGGTGTTATCTCCAAGGTGGTGCCGGTCGAGGACATGCCGTTCTCGGCCGACGGCGAGCCGGTCGACATCGTGCTCAACCCGCTCGGCGTGCCTTCGCGCATGAACGTCGGTCAGGTGCTCGAGACCCATCTCGGCTGGGCCGCCAACGGTCTCGGCGTGAAGATCGGCAAGATGCTCCAGGCTCAGGCCAAGCTCGCCGAGCTGCGCGAGCTGCTCGACAAGATCTACAACACCAGTGGCAAGCGCGAGTCGCTCGACGAGTTCAGCGATGACGAGATCCTCGAACTCGCGCGCAACCTCACCCGAGGTGTGCCGCTGGCCACGCCGGTGTTCGACGGCGCCACCGAGGACGAGATCAAGGCCATGCTGCGTCTGGCCGATCGTGACAACACCGCCCAGGGCGTGCCCAGTGGTCAGACCATCCTGTTCGATGGCCGCTCCGGTGAGCAGTTCGAGCGTCCGGTCACCGTCGGCTACATGTACATGATCAAGCTCAACCACCTGGTCGACGACAAGATGCACGCCCGCTCCACCGGGCCCTACAGCCTGGTCACCCAGCAGCCGCTCGGCGGCAAGGCGCAGTTCGGTGGTCAGCGCTTCGGTGAGATGGAGGTCTGGGCATTGGAGGCCTATGGTGCCGCCTACACCCTGCAGGAGATGCTCACGGTGAAGTCGGACGACGTCAACGGTCGGACCAAGATGTACAAGAACATCGTCGACGGAGACCATCGCATGGAGGCGGGTATGCCCGAGTCGTTCAACGTGCTGGTCAAGGAGATCCGCTCGCTCGCGATCAACGTCGAGTTGCAGCAGGACTAA